The following coding sequences lie in one Pectobacterium sp. A5351 genomic window:
- a CDS encoding YebW family protein has product MFALVIFVCYLGHGCDDVVVGAYNTEAQCLQAMDEQRLRRAGCFPIEEYIDGFWIPAQEYADF; this is encoded by the coding sequence ATGTTTGCGTTAGTGATATTTGTTTGTTATCTCGGGCATGGCTGTGACGATGTGGTCGTCGGCGCCTACAACACCGAAGCGCAGTGTCTGCAAGCGATGGACGAACAACGCCTGCGCCGCGCTGGCTGCTTCCCCATCGAAGAGTATATCGATGGCTTCTGGATCCCCGCTCAGGAGTACGCTGATTTTTAG
- the rsmF gene encoding 16S rRNA (cytosine(1407)-C(5))-methyltransferase RsmF, which translates to MAKFTPTSLPTEFLDTMRDIMPSSLSMEDFITACQRPLRRSIRVNTLKISVDAFLQLVQPYGWQLEPIPWCQEGFWLLNAEEENTRLGNTLEHLSGLFYIQEASSMLPVSALFHCNDTLKTVLDVAAAPGSKTTQIAARLNNEGAIIANEYSASRVKVLHANISRCGVSNTALTHFDGRVFGAALPEYFDAILLDAPCSGEGVVRKDPAAMSHWSQESITEIAATQRDLILSAFHALKPGGVMIYSTCTLNRQENQQVCHWLQAQFPDACEFESLRDLFTDAERATTEDGFLHVFPQIYDSEGFFVARLRKTASVPPLPRPGYKVGKFPFSPVAPKDCTPLIQAARKQGIHWDETLLQLWQRDSEIWLFPAALASAFGNIKFSRIGIKLAERFPKGFRWQHEAIVALADPHPDNAYALTDDIACEWFQGKDCYPEPLPAADELILTYQNTPVGLAKRINSRIKNSLPRDLVRDGASSAQPRSKE; encoded by the coding sequence GTGGCAAAATTTACCCCAACCAGCCTGCCAACTGAATTTCTCGACACAATGCGGGACATCATGCCTTCATCGCTTTCGATGGAAGATTTTATTACCGCCTGCCAGCGCCCGCTGCGCCGGAGCATCCGTGTTAATACGTTAAAAATCAGCGTCGATGCCTTTCTTCAGCTCGTGCAGCCTTATGGTTGGCAGCTTGAGCCGATTCCCTGGTGTCAGGAAGGTTTCTGGCTGCTGAATGCGGAAGAGGAAAACACGCGGTTAGGCAACACGCTGGAGCACCTAAGCGGGCTGTTTTACATTCAGGAAGCCAGTTCTATGCTGCCCGTCAGCGCCCTGTTCCATTGCAACGATACGCTGAAAACAGTGTTGGACGTCGCGGCCGCACCGGGCTCCAAGACAACGCAGATCGCAGCACGGCTGAATAATGAAGGGGCCATCATCGCCAATGAGTATTCGGCCAGTCGGGTAAAAGTGCTGCATGCCAACATCAGCCGCTGCGGCGTCAGTAATACCGCGCTGACACACTTCGACGGTCGGGTTTTCGGCGCGGCGCTGCCGGAATATTTTGATGCAATACTGCTCGATGCCCCGTGTTCCGGTGAAGGCGTGGTGCGGAAGGATCCGGCGGCAATGAGCCACTGGTCTCAGGAGAGCATTACCGAGATAGCCGCCACGCAGCGCGACCTGATTCTGAGCGCGTTCCATGCTCTGAAGCCCGGCGGCGTGATGATTTACTCCACCTGTACGCTGAATCGGCAGGAAAATCAGCAGGTCTGTCATTGGCTACAGGCACAGTTTCCTGATGCGTGTGAATTTGAATCGTTACGCGATCTCTTCACCGATGCCGAGCGTGCCACAACGGAAGACGGTTTCCTGCACGTCTTCCCACAGATTTATGACAGCGAAGGCTTCTTTGTTGCCCGTTTGCGCAAGACGGCCAGCGTGCCGCCACTGCCGCGCCCAGGTTATAAAGTCGGTAAATTCCCGTTCTCTCCGGTTGCCCCCAAAGATTGCACGCCACTTATACAGGCGGCGCGTAAGCAGGGCATTCATTGGGATGAGACGTTACTGCAACTTTGGCAGCGTGATAGCGAGATCTGGCTTTTCCCTGCGGCGCTGGCCTCCGCCTTTGGCAATATCAAATTCTCACGGATTGGTATTAAGCTCGCCGAGCGCTTCCCTAAAGGTTTTCGCTGGCAACATGAAGCGATTGTCGCGCTGGCCGATCCACACCCAGACAATGCCTACGCACTGACCGATGACATCGCCTGCGAGTGGTTCCAGGGCAAAGACTGTTATCCAGAACCGCTCCCTGCTGCGGATGAGCTGATTTTAACCTACCAGAACACGCCAGTCGGTTTGGCCAAGCGCATCAATAGCCGGATAAAAAACAGCCTGCCGCGCGATTTAGTGCGGGATGGCGCATCCTCCGCCCAGCCACGTTCTAAAGAATAA
- a CDS encoding PqiB family protein, whose amino-acid sequence MQDNTSGTPTEATVKNKRRLSPFWLLPLIALMIAGWLIYTNQQERGATVTIDFVSADGIVAGRTPVRYQGVEVGTVQNIKLSEDLRTIQVEASIKSDMKEALRSGTQFWLVTPKASLAGVSGLDALVGGNYIGMMPGSGEPQEHFSALDTQPKYRVNTGELLIHLHADDLGSLNTGSLVYYRKIPVGKVYDYTVSQDRRGVMIDVLVERRFTHLVKKNSRFWNVSGFNADISVSGAKIEMENLAALVNGAIAFDSPEESEDAGAEQSYRLYPDLAQSQRGVKIALDLPSGDSLSEGRTPLMYQGLEVGTLNKITLNSDDGKVSGELIIDPSVVSLMREGTRIELSKPQFSLSDLNVSRLLSGPTLTLIPGEGEPRQHFTVLDSGQQQLTQPGALSIQLTAAQSYGIDSGQPVLLHGVQIGQVVKRTLDEQGVSFILVIEPRYRQLLHRDSKFIVNSRVNVKMGLDGIQVLGASAQEWISGGIQVLPGSKGDVQTRYPLFSDLEKAEEGIRGSTPSPTLTLVTDSLPDIQDGSIVLYRKFQVGEIMRVRPKADTFEVDVYIRPEHRKLLTENSVFWAEGGARVQLNTSGLTVQASPLNRALKGAISFDNLEGAPEIKGGKRVLYNNETAARAVGSRIILRTYDASKLAPGMPIRYLGIDIGQLDSLKLSEQRNEVLVQAVLYPEYVRNFARAGTRFSVVTPEISAAGVNHLETLFQPYINVEPGNGSVTRNFELQQATISDSRYQDGLNISVDAPEAGALQVGTPVLFRGIEVGTVTGLSLGTLSDRIAVSLRISKRYQHLVRDNSVFWLASGYNLEFGLTGGVIKSGTFQQFIRGGIAFATPPSTPLAPKAQEGKHFLLRNEEPKEWRQWGTAIPNSPNN is encoded by the coding sequence ATGCAAGATAATACGTCCGGGACACCAACCGAAGCGACGGTGAAAAACAAGCGTCGCCTGTCGCCATTCTGGCTGTTGCCGCTGATTGCGCTGATGATTGCCGGCTGGTTGATTTACACCAATCAGCAGGAGCGCGGCGCGACGGTCACCATTGATTTCGTCTCCGCTGACGGGATTGTCGCCGGGCGTACCCCCGTGCGCTATCAGGGGGTGGAAGTCGGCACAGTGCAAAACATCAAGCTGAGCGAAGACCTGCGCACCATACAGGTCGAAGCCAGTATCAAAAGTGATATGAAGGAGGCGTTGCGCAGCGGGACGCAGTTCTGGCTGGTCACACCGAAAGCCTCTCTCGCCGGGGTCTCAGGATTAGACGCGCTGGTGGGCGGTAACTACATCGGGATGATGCCCGGTTCCGGCGAACCGCAAGAGCACTTTTCCGCGCTGGACACGCAGCCCAAGTACCGCGTGAACACCGGAGAATTGCTGATTCATCTCCATGCGGATGACCTCGGTTCACTGAACACCGGTTCGCTGGTTTACTACCGTAAAATCCCGGTGGGAAAAGTCTACGACTATACGGTTTCTCAGGATCGCCGCGGTGTCATGATTGACGTGCTGGTGGAACGCCGTTTTACCCATCTGGTGAAGAAGAACAGCCGCTTCTGGAACGTGTCTGGCTTTAATGCGGACATCAGCGTCAGCGGTGCGAAAATTGAGATGGAGAATCTGGCGGCGCTGGTGAACGGGGCGATCGCGTTCGATTCACCGGAAGAGAGCGAGGACGCGGGTGCCGAACAATCCTACCGCCTCTATCCCGATCTGGCACAGAGCCAGCGTGGGGTGAAAATCGCGCTGGATTTACCGTCGGGCGACAGCCTATCCGAAGGCCGTACCCCGCTGATGTATCAGGGGCTGGAAGTTGGCACGCTGAATAAAATCACGTTGAACTCAGATGACGGCAAGGTCAGCGGAGAGCTGATCATCGATCCTTCCGTGGTTTCTCTGATGCGTGAAGGCACTCGTATCGAACTCAGCAAGCCCCAGTTTTCACTCAGCGACCTGAATGTTTCACGCCTGCTGAGCGGCCCAACGCTGACGCTCATCCCCGGTGAAGGCGAACCGCGCCAGCATTTTACCGTGCTGGATAGCGGGCAACAGCAGCTCACCCAGCCCGGCGCGCTGTCTATTCAGCTCACGGCGGCACAAAGCTACGGCATTGATAGCGGTCAGCCCGTGCTGCTGCACGGCGTGCAGATCGGTCAGGTGGTGAAGCGCACGCTGGATGAACAAGGCGTCAGCTTCATTTTGGTGATCGAGCCGCGATATCGCCAGCTACTGCACCGCGACAGCAAATTCATCGTTAACAGCCGCGTAAATGTGAAGATGGGGCTGGATGGGATTCAAGTGCTGGGTGCCAGCGCCCAAGAGTGGATCAGCGGCGGTATTCAGGTTTTACCGGGCAGTAAAGGCGACGTGCAGACCCGTTACCCGCTGTTCAGCGATCTCGAAAAAGCCGAAGAAGGCATTCGCGGTTCCACGCCCTCGCCTACCCTCACCTTAGTGACCGATAGCCTGCCGGATATTCAGGACGGTTCCATCGTGCTGTACCGTAAATTCCAGGTAGGCGAAATCATGCGGGTGCGGCCAAAGGCGGATACCTTTGAGGTTGACGTTTATATTCGTCCCGAACACCGTAAGCTGCTGACAGAAAACAGCGTGTTCTGGGCAGAAGGCGGTGCCCGTGTGCAGTTGAATACCTCGGGCCTGACCGTGCAGGCTTCCCCGCTGAATCGGGCGCTTAAGGGCGCTATCAGTTTTGATAATCTGGAAGGTGCGCCGGAAATTAAAGGCGGCAAACGCGTTCTGTACAACAACGAAACGGCAGCGCGCGCCGTGGGGAGCCGTATCATTCTGCGCACCTACGATGCCAGTAAACTCGCGCCGGGCATGCCGATCCGCTATCTGGGCATTGATATCGGTCAATTAGATTCGCTGAAGTTGTCCGAACAACGTAACGAAGTGCTGGTGCAGGCCGTGCTCTATCCTGAATATGTACGTAATTTCGCCCGTGCCGGAACGCGTTTTTCCGTCGTCACACCGGAAATTTCCGCCGCTGGCGTGAACCATCTAGAAACACTATTCCAGCCTTATATCAACGTCGAACCGGGTAACGGCAGCGTCACACGTAATTTTGAACTGCAACAGGCCACTATCTCCGATTCTCGCTATCAGGATGGCTTGAATATCAGCGTTGATGCACCGGAAGCTGGCGCGTTGCAGGTCGGTACGCCTGTGCTGTTCCGCGGCATAGAAGTCGGTACGGTAACTGGCCTGTCGCTGGGTACGCTCTCTGACCGTATCGCCGTGTCGCTACGCATCAGCAAACGCTATCAGCATCTGGTGCGTGACAATTCCGTCTTCTGGCTGGCTTCTGGCTACAATCTGGAGTTTGGCCTGACGGGCGGCGTCATCAAGAGCGGAACCTTCCAGCAATTCATCCGCGGCGGTATCGCGTTTGCCACGCCGCCCAGCACTCCACTCGCGCCTAAGGCGCAGGAAGGGAAACATTTCCTGCTGCGAAATGAGGAACCCAAAGAGTGGCGGCAATGGGGTACCGCGATTCCGAATTCCCCCAATAATTAA
- the yebS gene encoding membrane integrity lipid transport subunit YebS, with protein MKIHNIASPAPFPSPRPPLTEGAKSAVPAIDRYHRCPECDAFFALPPLKRNQTANCPRCDARVSSGRDWPISRLAAMAVAMLVLMPFAFTEPLISIRLLGVTINASLFEGIWQITRQGNPLTASMVAFCTVGAPLTLVFSLLYLFFAPRIGMNLRPILLMLQRLKEWMMLDIYLVGMAVAAIKVREFADVQAGIGLVAFLALMSLSLLTLIHLNTDQLWQRFYPRMRPLIAPDRYRICLSCHFTSSPDNRGRCPRCHIPLRLRQRHSLQKSWAALIASIILLFPANQLPISIIYVNGARTEDTIFSGILSLASGNVPVALVVFIASILVPFTKVLVLFGLLVSIHLRSEGNIMMRMKMLRVIRWIGRWSMLDLFVIALTMSLVNRDQLLAFTMGPAAFYFGAAVILTILAVEWLDSRLMWDNTDVE; from the coding sequence ATGAAAATACATAATATCGCCAGTCCTGCGCCGTTTCCCTCTCCCCGACCGCCGTTAACCGAGGGGGCGAAAAGTGCCGTACCCGCGATCGATCGTTATCATCGCTGCCCAGAATGTGATGCCTTTTTTGCTCTGCCGCCGTTGAAACGTAACCAGACAGCGAACTGCCCGCGCTGCGATGCCAGAGTCAGCTCAGGCAGAGACTGGCCGATTTCACGACTTGCTGCGATGGCCGTCGCCATGCTGGTATTGATGCCGTTTGCTTTCACGGAACCGTTAATCAGTATTCGTCTTCTGGGCGTCACCATCAATGCCAGCCTGTTTGAAGGCATTTGGCAGATCACCCGTCAGGGGAATCCGCTCACGGCAAGCATGGTCGCCTTCTGTACCGTGGGTGCGCCACTCACGCTGGTCTTTTCGCTGTTATACCTGTTCTTTGCCCCACGAATCGGTATGAATCTGCGGCCCATCCTGCTCATGCTGCAACGGTTAAAAGAGTGGATGATGCTGGATATCTATCTGGTCGGTATGGCCGTCGCCGCGATCAAAGTCCGTGAATTCGCGGATGTTCAGGCGGGTATCGGGCTGGTCGCCTTTCTGGCGCTGATGAGCTTAAGTCTGTTGACGCTAATTCACTTAAATACCGACCAGCTTTGGCAACGGTTTTACCCGCGCATGAGGCCATTGATTGCGCCGGATCGCTATCGAATCTGCCTTTCCTGCCATTTCACCAGTTCGCCAGACAATCGAGGGCGCTGCCCTCGTTGCCATATTCCGCTTCGCTTACGCCAGCGGCACAGCCTGCAAAAATCCTGGGCAGCACTGATTGCTTCCATCATTTTACTGTTCCCCGCTAACCAGTTGCCCATATCAATTATTTATGTCAACGGCGCCCGTACGGAAGACACGATCTTCTCCGGTATCCTTTCGCTCGCATCAGGCAATGTTCCTGTTGCGCTGGTGGTGTTTATTGCCAGTATTCTGGTGCCGTTTACTAAAGTACTGGTGTTGTTCGGGCTGCTGGTGAGCATCCATCTCCGGTCAGAAGGCAATATCATGATGCGCATGAAGATGCTGCGCGTTATCCGCTGGATTGGCCGCTGGTCTATGCTCGATTTATTTGTGATTGCCCTGACGATGTCGCTCGTCAACCGCGATCAACTCCTCGCTTTCACCATGGGGCCTGCTGCCTTTTACTTTGGTGCGGCGGTGATTCTCACTATCCTTGCCGTTGAATGGCTGGATAGCCGACTGATGTGGGATAACACTGATGTGGAATAA
- a CDS encoding GAF domain-containing protein, translating into MNKQEFYQDLVRDMSSLIADENRFITILSNSSALLFERLDGVNWAGFYLLDSDTLFLGPFQGKVACVRIPVGKGVCGAAIAENRIQRVDDVHAFPGHIACDAASNAEIVLPLVVNGQVIGVLDIDSTLYQRFDADDEEGLKAVVSVLCAQLEASDVMTFINSLTLRQG; encoded by the coding sequence ATGAATAAACAAGAATTTTATCAGGATCTCGTTCGCGACATGTCATCGCTTATCGCGGATGAAAATCGTTTTATTACGATCTTATCAAACAGTAGTGCGTTGCTGTTTGAGCGTTTGGATGGGGTTAACTGGGCAGGGTTTTACCTGTTGGATAGCGACACGCTTTTCCTGGGACCGTTTCAGGGCAAAGTTGCCTGTGTGCGTATTCCTGTTGGCAAAGGTGTATGCGGTGCGGCGATAGCTGAAAACCGCATTCAGCGCGTGGATGATGTCCATGCGTTCCCCGGTCATATCGCCTGCGATGCCGCGAGTAACGCGGAAATCGTGCTACCGCTTGTCGTGAACGGGCAAGTAATTGGCGTTCTGGATATTGACAGTACCCTTTATCAGCGTTTCGACGCAGATGATGAAGAAGGGCTGAAGGCCGTAGTTAGCGTACTTTGTGCTCAACTGGAAGCGAGTGATGTGATGACATTCATCAATTCTCTCACGTTGAGGCAAGGTTAA
- the proQ gene encoding RNA chaperone ProQ, producing the protein MENQPKLNSSKEVIAFLAERFPLCFTTEGETRPLKIGIFQDLVERVPESDNVSKTQLRSALRLYTSSWRYLYGVKLGAQRVDLDGNPCGELEQQHVDHARTQLEEAKARVQAQRAEQQAKKREAAGESADAARTPRPAQKRAPRRDASSNAAQNNASQNRAPRKPRQPSSDQSQSSSQQSANAQSRQVKPANNERQRVAVTDVSKLQIGQEIKVRAGKDAMDATVLEIAKGEVRVQLASGLAMIVRAEHLQF; encoded by the coding sequence ATGGAAAATCAACCTAAGTTGAACAGTAGTAAAGAAGTTATTGCCTTTTTGGCAGAGCGGTTCCCGCTTTGTTTCACCACTGAAGGTGAAACGCGTCCGTTAAAGATCGGTATTTTTCAAGATCTTGTTGAGCGTGTACCAGAGTCCGATAACGTCAGTAAGACGCAATTACGCTCTGCGCTGCGTCTTTATACCTCAAGCTGGCGCTATCTGTACGGTGTAAAATTGGGTGCCCAACGTGTCGATCTGGATGGTAATCCGTGCGGCGAGTTGGAACAGCAGCATGTCGATCATGCCCGCACGCAGTTGGAAGAAGCGAAAGCGCGAGTTCAGGCTCAGCGTGCTGAGCAGCAGGCGAAAAAACGTGAAGCAGCCGGAGAATCGGCAGATGCGGCACGTACTCCTCGTCCCGCTCAGAAGCGTGCGCCACGTCGCGATGCTTCAAGCAATGCAGCGCAAAACAATGCGTCTCAAAACCGTGCACCGCGTAAACCACGTCAGCCTTCTTCCGACCAATCGCAGTCCTCTTCTCAGCAATCTGCTAATGCTCAATCTCGTCAGGTAAAACCTGCCAACAATGAGCGTCAGCGGGTCGCGGTTACGGATGTTTCCAAACTGCAAATCGGTCAGGAAATCAAAGTCAGAGCCGGCAAAGACGCCATGGATGCCACCGTGCTTGAAATTGCCAAAGGCGAAGTCAGAGTACAATTGGCTTCTGGACTGGCAATGATTGTACGCGCAGAACATTTGCAGTTCTGA
- the prc gene encoding carboxy terminal-processing peptidase: protein MNNLVRITAIAGLLLAGSSFANENITRVEQIPQLHQEPQHATVSDRVASRFLRSHYRQFMLDAQFSEKIFNRYLNMLDYSHNVLLASDVAQFSGQKAQLGDALKSGQLEVPYALYNLAQKRRFERFQYALSLLDKPVDLTGNDTVELDRSKAPWPQNVGELNRLWDAKVKYDWLSLKLTGKDDKDIKETLTKRYQFAIRRLAQSNSEDVFQLVMNAFAREIDPHTSYLSPRNTEQFNTEMSLSLEGIGAVLQMDDDYTMINSMVPGGPAAKSKNITVGDRVVGVGQSGKPMVDVIGWRLDDVVALIKGPKGSKVRLEILPAGKGTKTRIVTLTRERIRLEDRAVKMSVKTVGKDKVGVLDIPGFYVGLTDDVKVQLQKLEKQNVSSIVIDLRTNGGGALTEAVGLSGLFIPSGPVVQVRDNNGKVREDSDTDGIVYYKGPLVVLVDRFSASASEIFAAAMQDYGRALIVGEPTFGKGTVQQYRSLNRIYDQMLRPDWPALGSVQYTIQKFYRIDGGSTQMKGVTPDVMMPTGTETVDTGEKFEDNALPWDSIKAANYTKSGDLKALISKLNEHHQERIAKDPEFQYVAQDIARYNALKDKRNIVSLNLAQREKENDDDEAMRLKRINDRLAREGKKPLKSLEDLPKDYQAPDPYLDETVKIAHDLAQEQKD from the coding sequence ATGAACAACTTAGTCAGAATAACCGCCATCGCAGGCTTACTGCTGGCGGGCTCTAGTTTTGCAAATGAAAACATTACGCGTGTTGAGCAGATCCCTCAGCTACATCAGGAGCCTCAACATGCTACCGTTAGCGACAGGGTGGCCTCACGTTTCCTGCGTTCACATTATCGCCAGTTTATGCTGGATGCGCAGTTCTCTGAGAAAATTTTTAACCGCTACCTCAACATGCTGGACTACAGTCACAATGTGCTGTTGGCCTCTGATGTGGCGCAATTTTCCGGGCAAAAAGCTCAGTTGGGTGACGCGCTGAAATCCGGTCAGCTGGAGGTTCCGTACGCGTTGTACAATCTGGCGCAGAAACGCCGGTTTGAGCGCTTTCAATATGCGCTGTCACTGCTGGATAAACCGGTCGATCTGACGGGCAATGACACGGTTGAGCTCGATCGTAGCAAAGCGCCTTGGCCGCAGAACGTCGGTGAACTTAACCGCCTGTGGGATGCCAAGGTAAAATATGACTGGCTCAGCCTGAAGCTGACCGGCAAAGATGATAAAGACATCAAAGAGACGCTGACCAAGCGTTACCAGTTTGCGATTCGCCGTTTGGCGCAGAGCAACAGCGAAGATGTTTTCCAACTCGTCATGAACGCCTTTGCGCGTGAAATCGACCCACATACCAGCTATCTGTCACCGCGTAACACCGAGCAATTCAATACCGAAATGAGCCTGTCGCTCGAAGGGATTGGTGCGGTGCTGCAGATGGATGACGACTACACCATGATTAATTCCATGGTGCCGGGTGGTCCGGCTGCGAAAAGCAAAAACATTACCGTGGGTGACCGTGTCGTTGGTGTAGGCCAAAGCGGTAAACCGATGGTTGATGTTATCGGCTGGCGTCTGGATGATGTGGTCGCGTTGATTAAAGGGCCGAAAGGCAGCAAGGTGCGTCTGGAAATTCTGCCCGCAGGCAAAGGGACGAAAACCCGTATTGTCACGCTGACGCGCGAGCGTATTCGTCTTGAAGACCGTGCGGTTAAAATGTCCGTCAAGACAGTCGGCAAAGATAAAGTCGGCGTGCTGGATATCCCCGGCTTCTATGTCGGCCTGACGGATGACGTCAAAGTTCAGCTCCAGAAGCTGGAAAAACAGAACGTCAGCAGCATTGTGATTGACTTACGGACTAACGGCGGCGGCGCGCTGACGGAAGCGGTAGGGCTCTCCGGTCTGTTTATTCCAAGCGGCCCAGTGGTTCAAGTGCGTGATAACAATGGCAAGGTGCGCGAAGACAGCGACACTGATGGCATTGTGTATTACAAAGGTCCGCTAGTGGTGCTGGTAGACCGTTTCAGTGCTTCCGCCTCCGAGATTTTCGCGGCGGCTATGCAGGATTATGGCCGTGCCTTGATCGTGGGTGAACCGACGTTCGGTAAAGGCACTGTGCAGCAATATCGCTCGCTGAATCGGATTTACGATCAGATGCTGCGTCCTGACTGGCCAGCGCTGGGATCCGTGCAATATACGATTCAGAAATTCTATCGTATTGACGGCGGTAGTACCCAGATGAAGGGCGTGACGCCTGACGTGATGATGCCTACCGGCACTGAGACGGTCGATACTGGCGAGAAATTTGAAGATAACGCGCTACCGTGGGACAGCATCAAAGCGGCGAATTACACGAAGAGCGGCGATCTGAAGGCGCTGATTAGCAAACTGAATGAGCATCATCAGGAGCGTATCGCCAAAGATCCTGAGTTCCAGTACGTCGCGCAAGATATTGCCCGCTACAACGCGCTGAAGGATAAGCGCAACATCGTGTCGCTCAATCTTGCACAGCGCGAGAAAGAGAATGATGATGATGAAGCGATGCGTCTGAAACGGATTAACGATCGACTGGCGAGAGAAGGGAAGAAACCGCTCAAATCGCTGGAAGATTTGCCGAAAGATTATCAGGCTCCCGATCCTTATCTGGATGAAACGGTGAAGATCGCTCACGATTTAGCGCAGGAACAGAAAGACTGA